Proteins from a genomic interval of Cherax quadricarinatus isolate ZL_2023a chromosome 82, ASM3850222v1, whole genome shotgun sequence:
- the LOC128702859 gene encoding tRNA (adenine(37)-N6)-methyltransferase, whose protein sequence is MMSNTVELCRQLTQARNELNNLRKRLQGLQAQHRKDVSHLEKLLAHGHCLNGDFLQGSSCKPNSGDDTKLDLLSGWKPIGHIISWFRTKNGTPRQGSVSSLSRGIMKVDKSVFNNPQHALEGLHEYSHVWIFFVFDQNEDKGMGHSKTKVAPPRLNGERVGVFATRSPHRPNPLGLTLARLERVQGDCLYLSGLDILDGTPVLDIKPYIPQYDAPQPLSSASENFAAQERRNETRDCGLFQGKNSENVTEIIVKENSYCSVTIAGGSQPNNKHKMKQNAPNSKLVCTEENPGGKKSQREFLKEKLSLKKVNETMSDTKIVNHLSLKQCDGRVLQPSEESGRDECNDSGNLNFSSTNCGKDLIACDKGDFASCRFKENSTSRINKGKKSHSTLGNKKHIKAQNHQVTCKPLNPSGDVGRVEEVTTASWLEAPPSSSLQVIFNPIAEAQVKLFSKCAEKECYRLEFLEDGAELTSAISSVLSEDPRSAYRRQKCSSLLYYFAVDSAHITAWFEGGTAEVLRVHPLQANMQRETSET, encoded by the exons ATGATGTCTAACACAGTGGAGCTCTGCAGGCAGCTCACACAAGCTAGGAATGAGCTTAATAATCTTAG GAAAAGGCTGCAGGGCTTACAGGCACAACATCGGAAAGATGTATCGCATCTGGAGAAGCTGCTGGCACACGGCCATTGTCTGAACGGTGACTTTCTGCAAGGATCTTCATGCAAGCCTAATTCTGGAGATGACACTAAATTAGATCTTTTAAGTGGCTGGAAGCCAATAG GGCACATCATATCTTGGTTTCGGACCAAAAATGGAACTCCACGGCAGGGGAGTGTGAGTAGTCTGAGCCGTGGTATTATGAAGGTGGACAAGAGTGTGTTCAATAATCCCCAGCATGCACTTGAAGGATTACATGAGTACTCCCATGTGTG GATCTTCTTTGTTTTTGATCAAAATGAAGATAAAGGTATGGGTCACAGCAAGACAAAAGTAGCACCTCCACGGCTCAATGGAGAACGAGTAGGTGTGTTCGCTACTCGATCTCCTCATAGACCCAATCCTCTAGGTCTGACATTGGCCCGATTGGAAAGAGTCCaag GTGACTGCCTGTACCTGTCTGGATTAGATATATTGgatggaacaccagtgttggACATAAAGCCTTATATTCCTCAATATGATGctccacagcctctctcatctgCTTCGGAAAACTTTGCTGCACAAGAAAGAAGAAATGAAACCAGGGATTGTGGACTCTTTCAGGGTAAAAATTCAGAAAATGTGACGGAAATTATTGTTAAAGAGAATTCCTACTGTAGTGTGACTATTGCAGGAGGTTCACAGCCTAATAATAAACATAAAATGAAACAGAATGCTCCAAACTCTAAGCTGGTGTGTACAGAAGAAAATCCTGGTGGCAAAAAGAGCCAAAGAGAATTTTTGAAGGAAAAACTTTCTCTCAAGAAAGTAAATGAAACAATGTCTGACACAAAAATTGTTAACCATCTTTCACTGAagcagtgtgatggaagagtCTTGCAACCTAGTGAAGAATCAGGCAGAGATGAGTGCAATGATTCAGGCAACTTAAATTTCTCCAGTACAAATTGTGGGAAAGATTTAATAGCGTGTGATAAAGGAGATTTCGCGTCTTGTCGATTCAAAGAAAACAGCACGTCTCGCATAAACAAAGGAAAGAAGTCACATTCCACATTGGGCAATAAAAAGCACATTAAGGCCCAGAATCATCAGGTGACTTGTAAGCCACTTAACCCATCAGGTGATGTGGGAAGAGTGGAAGAGGTGACTACAGCATCATGGCTTGAAGCCCCTCCATCATCATCACTTCAAGTGATTTTTAATCCAATTGCTGAGGCCCAAGTGAAGCTTTTTTCCAAATGTGCGGAAAAAGAGTGTTATCG GCTCGAGTTCCTCGAAGATGGTGCCGAATTGACAAGTGCTATAAGTAGTGTGCTCAGTGAGGATCCACGCTCAGCATATCGAAGACAAAAGTGCTCCTCCCTTCTCTACTACTTTGCTGTTGATTCTGCACACATTACTGCTTGGTTTGAGGGGGGCACAGCTGAAGTACTAAGAGTCCATCCATTACAAGCAAACATGCAAAGAGAGACCAGTGAGACTTAG